The Rana temporaria chromosome 13, aRanTem1.1, whole genome shotgun sequence genome has a window encoding:
- the LOC120920222 gene encoding carbohydrate sulfotransferase 9-like isoform X1: MKMLLSKTFLLVVIFAALCVFVLRIKLIDRRGFYDTLQHAVVYKHRNSMVNFSCGLKNHNVSLPLNEKVAAQLYVEHSHKFIYCEVPKVGCSNWKRIILLLNDSLGHTINELEHYNVHSSPLLTKLSSYSLSKQEELLSNYTKVMFTRDPLERVVSAYRDKFLHDDDVYYSENMANSIRKRLKTKHKGKITFREFVTFITVENPDYRDTHWRPTYQLCDPCKISYDIIGKYETLTRDADFVLKTINAPKNLKYPSMKHHSNDSRTNEEITTQYLKMLPPDLFRQLLNVYSVDLFMFEYDHYTFFKPKTFKIK, from the exons ATGAAAATGTTGCTTTCCAAGACATTCCTCCTTGTTGTCATATTCGCTGCTTTGTGTGTATTTGTTCTACGTATCAAATTGATTGATCGCCGTGGCTTTTATG ACACCCTACAACATGCAGTGGTTTACAAACACAGAAATTCTATGGTGAACTTTAGTTGTGGACTGAAAAATCACAATGTCTCCCTTCCACTGAATGAAAAAGTTGCTGCACAGTTGTACGTAGAACACAGCCATAAATTTATCTATTGTGAGGTGCCAAAGGTAGGCTGTTCCAATTGGAAAAGAATCATTCTTCTTCTTAATGATTCATTGGGGCATACAATAAATGAGCTTGAACATTATAATGTTCATTCATCACCTTTGCTGACAAAATTAAGCTCATATTCCTTATCCAAGCAGGAAGAGTTACTCTCCAATTATACCAAAGTAATGTTTACCAGGGATCCCTTGGAGAGGGTAGTGTCGGCATATAGAGACAAATTTCTTCACGATGATGATGTCTACTACAGTGAAAACATGGCTAATTCTATCAGAAAAAGacttaaaaccaaacacaaaggCAAAATTACTTTTAGAGAATTTGTCACTTTTATTACTGTAGAAAATCCAGACTATAGAGACACTCATTGGAGGCCAACGTATCAGCTTTGTGATCCCTGCAAGATCTCCTATGACATTATTGGCAAGTATGAAACCTTAACTCGGGATGCAGATTTTGTTTTGAAGACTATCAATGCACCAAAGAATCTTAAATACCCAAGCATGAAACATCACTCAAATGACAGCCGTACTAATGAAGAAATTACTACACAGTACCTGAAAATGCTACCACCCGACCTTTTTAGACAACTTCTTAATGTTTACAGTGTTGACCTTTTCATGTTTGAGTATGATCACTACACGTTTTTTAAGCCTAAAACATTcaagataaaataa
- the LOC120920222 gene encoding carbohydrate sulfotransferase 9-like isoform X2: MVNFSCGLKNHNVSLPLNEKVAAQLYVEHSHKFIYCEVPKVGCSNWKRIILLLNDSLGHTINELEHYNVHSSPLLTKLSSYSLSKQEELLSNYTKVMFTRDPLERVVSAYRDKFLHDDDVYYSENMANSIRKRLKTKHKGKITFREFVTFITVENPDYRDTHWRPTYQLCDPCKISYDIIGKYETLTRDADFVLKTINAPKNLKYPSMKHHSNDSRTNEEITTQYLKMLPPDLFRQLLNVYSVDLFMFEYDHYTFFKPKTFKIK, translated from the coding sequence ATGGTGAACTTTAGTTGTGGACTGAAAAATCACAATGTCTCCCTTCCACTGAATGAAAAAGTTGCTGCACAGTTGTACGTAGAACACAGCCATAAATTTATCTATTGTGAGGTGCCAAAGGTAGGCTGTTCCAATTGGAAAAGAATCATTCTTCTTCTTAATGATTCATTGGGGCATACAATAAATGAGCTTGAACATTATAATGTTCATTCATCACCTTTGCTGACAAAATTAAGCTCATATTCCTTATCCAAGCAGGAAGAGTTACTCTCCAATTATACCAAAGTAATGTTTACCAGGGATCCCTTGGAGAGGGTAGTGTCGGCATATAGAGACAAATTTCTTCACGATGATGATGTCTACTACAGTGAAAACATGGCTAATTCTATCAGAAAAAGacttaaaaccaaacacaaaggCAAAATTACTTTTAGAGAATTTGTCACTTTTATTACTGTAGAAAATCCAGACTATAGAGACACTCATTGGAGGCCAACGTATCAGCTTTGTGATCCCTGCAAGATCTCCTATGACATTATTGGCAAGTATGAAACCTTAACTCGGGATGCAGATTTTGTTTTGAAGACTATCAATGCACCAAAGAATCTTAAATACCCAAGCATGAAACATCACTCAAATGACAGCCGTACTAATGAAGAAATTACTACACAGTACCTGAAAATGCTACCACCCGACCTTTTTAGACAACTTCTTAATGTTTACAGTGTTGACCTTTTCATGTTTGAGTATGATCACTACACGTTTTTTAAGCCTAAAACATTcaagataaaataa